GCCTCAACTCCCGTGTCACGCCCCGTCTCCCATCGGGTCGGTACGGGCGGTACGGGTGTCGGTACGGGTGCGGACGCGCGCGACGGGGTGCATGGGCGGGGCGGGCCCTTGGCTCCCGTGCTCGTGATCGGCTCGCCGTTTCTGTGGTGGATGCGGGTGGGCGAACTGCGGGCCGTGCTCGCCCCGGTGGTCGCCGGTACGGAGCCGTCGGCGCACCCGGACATAGCGGCGGCCCGGCGTTTCGTACGAGGACTGGACGCGGCCGTGGCCGTCAGCGCGGCGCCCGGACGCGGGCCGCTGGCGCGGGTGGCGCTGGCCGGAGTGGGCTGGGTGACACGGCTGATGTTGCGCGGCTGCCGGGTGCACGCCGCGGAGATGGAGCGCGGGGTCGCGGCGGCCGCCGCCGAGCGTGCACAGGCTGTGGATTACGGTCCGCGCATCATGGCGCAGGAACAGGTGGGCCTCGCCTACGCGGGGTGGGACCGCCTGCTCACCAAGGTCGCCCTGCCCGCCTGGCGGATGGGGCGCTGGCCCTCGCGCCTGGACGCGGGAGTGGTCGCCGCGCTCACCGAACTGTCCCGGCGTGACCGGCTCGCCGACAACTTCTCCTCCCGCCTCAACGAACGCCCCGCCTGCGACCTGCTCGAAGAGCCCGGTGCGATGGACGAGGCGGCCTCCCTGCTCGCCGCCCGCCTCTTCCACGGCGGCCCCGCCGAGCCCGGCCCCGACTGGGCACCCATCGACTGGCAGAGCTACCCCGACGAAGTCGTGGACCGCAAGTGGCGCTCCGACGCGGCCCGCCTCCACAAGGTCCTGGACGGTCTCGGGGAACCTCAGGAGAGCGCTTCCGCAGGGGAGTTGAGGGGTGGGGAGGCGCGGGAGGGGGCGCATACGGATGCGAGCGCGGACGCGGTGGCTCGTACCGCGACCGATCCCGGCCCGACCCTTGCGCGAGTGGTGAACCAACTCAGCCTTGTCGGCGTCCCGTTCACCCCCGCTCCGGCCGTTTCCTCCGCCTCCACCACGCACCCCACCGACATCGACACCGAAACCGGCATCAGCACCGGCACCGACACCACCTCCGGTGCCGATCGCGACGACCGGGCCTCCCTGATCGCCGCCGCGCTCAGCGCCGAGCTGTCGCGGGAGGAGGCGAGCGGTCCGGGAGCGGGTTCGTCCGGTGGCGGGGGTACGGGCGGGGGCAGGCACGGGTCCGCCGCGGACGCCGAGGCGGTGTGGTGGGGGGAGGGGATGATGCCACTGTTCCCGTTGCAACCTCCGCGTACGGCACGGGAGTTGCTGGCCGATCACGTACGGGCGATGGTCTGCTGTGCGGCCGTGGACACGGCGGGCGCGGCGCCCGGTCTCGACTGGCTGGACGGCCCCTCGCTGCTGATCGACGGCCAACGGGACGCGGGACTGGGGCCGTTGGTGCTCAGCCTCGTCGAGGACGGCGACCCGGAACCGCTCAAGGACTGGCTCGCCGACCGCGGCGTACGCGCGGACAAGCCCGTACGTCTGGTCTGAGTGTGACGACCCGGGCCCCGTCTCGCGCCTGGGTCTGACGACTCGGGCCATGCCTCCCGCCTGGGCCTGACGATTCGGGCCATGCCTCCCGCCTGGGTCTGACGACCCGCGCCCCGTCTCACGCCCAGGGGGGCCCGACGACCCGCGCCCGCTTCCCGTACACCCGTTACCCCACCCTCCTCAAGCGCGCCCAACCGGCGCGCGGGCGCACGCCCCCGCGCACACTTGTGGTTTCCGTCACGCCAATTCACGACGAACGGTGACGAGACAGGTGCGGGATGTGGTGTGCTGGGACCAGTCCTGACACGGGCGGTGGCCGGGGGATCGCGGAACGCGACAATCCGTTCGCCCTGCCCGCAGGCGAGGGAGGGGAACCACGATGACCACACAAGGCCCGGGGCCGGGGCGCACGCCCAACACCGCCGCGTCCCCGGCAACGCCCCCGCGCGCCACCGCCCCACCACCCCCCGCGCCGCGCGCGACCCCGGTCACCCCCACGACCTCCGTCACCCCCACGACCCGAGCCATCCCCACGCCCAAGCCCCCCACCGACCCCTCCGATGCCCCGGCCCGCCACCCCGGCGCCCCGGCCCCTCACCCCGACGCCCCCACCCCACCCCCACCCCCGGCCCCCCGCTCCCTCGAACTCCCCACCCCCCGCTGGGAGTCCGGCGCCCTGGCCCACGCCGTCACCGACCCCTTCGGCCAGGGCCCGCTGCCCTGGCTGCGCGGCAGTGAGACGTACTTCGACGACACGGGACAGGTGGTGCCCTGGTACGTGGACCACGCTCCGGCGCCCGGGGCCCGGCACGTTCCGGCGCCGCGGGCGAGCGGGCCCCGTACCGCCGACGACGTGCACCGGCAGATCAAGGGGTTCACCGCGACCGGGGCGGTGGCGCCGGGCGAGGCGATCGACTTCCATGTGACGGTCGACCCGCCGCAGCAGTTCGGCGTGGACGTGTACCGGATCGGCCACTACAACGGCGACGGCGCGGCCAAGATCACCACGAGCCCGCGGCTCTCGGGCATCAAACAGCCGCCGCCGCTGACCGCCGACCGCTCGGTCTCCTGCCACCACTGGTGGCTCTCCTGGCGTCTCCAGGTGCCGAGTTACTGGAGCGTCGGCGCGTACGTCGCCGTGCTGACGACCGCCGACGGCCACCGCTCGCACGTCCCCTTCACGGTCCGCGACAACCGCAGCGCGGACCTGCTCCTGGTCCTCCCGGACATCACCTGGCAGGCGTACAACCTCTTCCCGGAGGACGGCCGTACGGGCGCGAGCCTCTACCACGCCTGGGACGAACAGGGGCGGCTGCTCGGCGAGGAACAGGCCGCGTGCACCGTCTCCTTCGACCGGCCCTACGCGGGCGCCGGACTCCCCCTGCACGTCGGCCACGCCTACGACGTCATCCGCTGGGCCGAGCGCTACGGCTACGACCTCGCCTACGCCGACGCCCGCGACCTGCACGCCGGACGCGTCGACCCGAGCCGCTACCGGGGCATGGTCTTCCCGGGCCACGACGAGTACTGGTCGACACCGATGCGCCGTACCGTCGAACGCGCCCGCGCCCAGGGCACCTCGCTGGTCTTCCTGTCCGCCAACTCCCTGTACTGGAAAGTGGAGTTGAACCCCTCACCGTCCGGAGTGCCGGACCGGCTGCTGAGCTGCCGCAAGCGGCGCGGGCCCGGAAAGCCGGTGCTGTGGCGGGAGGTCGAGCGGGCGGAGCAGGAGGTACTTGGCATCCAGTACGCGGGGCGGGTGCCCGAGCCGCGGCCGCTGGTGGTGCGCAACGCCGGGCACTGGCTGTGGGAGGCGACGGGGGCGTACGAGGGCGACAGCGTGGAGGGACTCGTCGCGGGCGAGGCCGACCGCTACTTCCCGCGCGCCCCGCTGCCCGAGCACGAGGAACGCGTGCTGCTCGCGCACTCCCCGTACGAGGACGTGGAGGGGACGCCGCGCTTCCAGGAGACCTCGCTGTACCGTGCGCCGTCCGGTGCGCTGGTCTTCGCCTCCGGCACCTTCGCCTGGTCGCCCGCCCTTGACCGGCCCGGCCACGTGGACGAACGCATCCAGCGCGCGACGGCCAATCTGCTCGACCGCATCTGCAAGCACAGCTGAGCAAGCACAGCTGAGCAAGCACAGCTGAGCAAGCACAGCTGAGCAAGCACAGCTGAGCAGGCACAGCCCAGCAAGCACCGCTGAGCGATCACAAACCGAGCAAACGCTGCTGAGCAAACACAGCTGAGCAAACGCGGCCGGGATCCGCGAACGCGGCCGAGGCCCGCGCGTGCGGTCGGATTCGGCCACCGGCACCGCTGTCGCGAGCGGTGCGCGCCTTCCCCGGCGGACCGCCCGACGGGCCCGCGCCACGAAAGACCCATCCCGTGGCCAGGGCTCCCGCCGCGATGCGGGAGAATCGAGGCACTGTACTGAACCACGGGGAGGCACCGTGTCCGGATTCGTCGTAAAGCCCGAGCCGCTGGAGGTTCCGGGCCTGGTGCATCTGCACACCGGCAAGGTGCGGGAGCTGTACCGCAACGAGTCCGGCGACCTGATCATGGTCGCAAGCGACCGGATGTCCGCCTACGACTGGGTGCTGCCCACCGAGATCCCGGACAAGGGGCGGGTCCTCACCCAGCTCTCCCTGTGGTGGTTCGACCAGCTCGCCGACCTGGCCCCGAACCACGTCATCGGCACCGAACTGCCCGCCGGCGCCCCGGCCGACTGGGCCGGGCGCACGCTGGTCTGCAAGTCCCTGGACATGGTCCCGGTCGAGTGCGTGGCCCGCGGCTACCTCACCGGTTCCGGCCTCGCCGAGTACAAGCAGTCGCGCACCGTCTGCGGCCTCGCCCTGCCGCCCGGCCTGGTCGACGGCTCCGAACTGCCCGCGCCGATCTTCACCCCGGCGACCAAGGCCGCGGTCGGCGACCACGACGAGAACGTCTCGTACGAGGAGGTCGCCCGCCAGGTCGGCGCGGAGACCGCCGCCGACCTGCGCCGCGCCACCATCGACGTGTACGCGCGCGCCCGCGACATCGCCCGCGACCGGGGGCTGATCCTCGCCGACACCAAGTTCGAGTTCGGCTTCGAGGGGGACACCCTCGTCCTCGCCGACGAGGTGCTGACCCCGGACTCCTCGCGCTTCTGGCCCGCCGACGAGTGGCAGCCCGGCCGCGCCCAGCCCTCCTTCGACAAGCAGTACGTACGCGACTGGCTGACCTCCGCCGAATCCGGCTGGGACCGCGCCTCCGAAACCCCGCCGCCCGCCCTTCCGGAGCGTGTGGTGGAGGCGACGCGAGCGAAGTACGTGGAGGCGTACGAGCGGCTTACGGGCTTGAACTGGCAGTGAGTCGGGGCTGACCAGGGGGCGGGGCGCTGAGCTGGAGGCGGGGCGAGGCGCTGAGCCGGAGACGGCGGTGCCGTGGCCCGCGTGATCGCGTCCCCTGGCGCCCCCGCCCCCCGTTGTCCGGCGCCGGCCCTGCTATCCCGCGCCACTGCCTCGGGTCAGCGGGGCGAGCGCCGCGTCCACCGTTTTCCGTAGGCTCCGGGCGCTCGCTCCGGCGCGTGAGCGTACGTTCACGCCGTACGCGAGCAGGGCGAGAACCTCGGCGTACGCGGCCGGGTCGGTGCCCTCGGTGAGCTGACCGAGGGCCGCCGCACGGGTGAGCGCGGCGCGCATGGCGTTCCGCAGTGCCCGGTGATGAGCGTCGAGCAGCTTGTGCACCTCGGGGTCGGGGCCCGTCGCGGCGCCCGTCTGGGCGTTGACGATCATGCAGCCCCAGCCCGCGCGTTCGCCGGTGCAGCGCACCGCGACCAGGCCCGCGAAGAACTCCCGTATCGCGGGCAACCCCCGCTCGTCCCGGCTCAGTTGCTCGAAGGCGGGCAGCGACCGGTGGTGCAGATAGCGGCGCAGGGCGGCCGCGTACAGCGCGTCCTTGCCGCCGAAAGTCCCGTACAGGCTGGACCGGTTGAGCCCCGTCGCGGCCGTGACCGCCTGGATCGAGGTGGCCGGTCCGCCCTGTTGCCAGAACAGTTCCTCGACGCGTTCCAGCGCCTGTTCGGGGTCGAAGTGCTTGATGTCCGGCATGAGTTGGGCTCGGGCTTCCGTGCGGGGCGGGCGGGGACCGGGGCGGCGCCGTACTTGAAACGACTGTTCCAAGATAGTCCCCGGGGGCCCTTGACGTACGACTGTCGGGCGCAGCAGTCTGGTGGTCCGATCCTGAAACGATCGTTCCAAGTTGATTCCGGGGCGAGCCGAGCGCCGGAAAACGTGTGCCGGACAAACGTGTGCCGGACAAGCGAGTGCACCGGCCGAATAGGGGGCGGAATTCATGAGCCGTAGCCTGCGCGAGGAATTACGAGAGCTGTACGAGAACGGTCATCTGAAGCTGCCCGAGGACGTGCTCAAGGTGATGAGCGAGGGCGCGTTGGAGCTCGTGGAGTCGGGCATGCGGGCGCACGCGCTGTCCGTGGGGGCGGCCGCACCGCGCTTCACGCTGCCGACCGCCTCGGGCCGTACGGCCGCCCTGGACGACCTGCTCGCCGAGGGCCCCGTCGTCCTCACCTTCTACCGCGGCGCCTGGTGCCCGTACTGCAACCTCGCGCTGCGCGCCCTGCAACGGCACCTCGACGCGTTCACCGCCCGGGGCGCCCGCCTGGTGGCGATCTCCCCGCAGATCCCGGACGAGTCGCTGGCCCTCTCCGAGCGGGAGAGCCTCGGCTTCGACGTGCTCAGCGACATCGGCTCCGAGGTAGCCGAGCGGTTCGGCATCGCCTTCGACCTCTCCGCGGACCTCGGCGCCCTGTACGACCGGCTGGGCTTTGACCTCCAGCGCGTCAACGACGGCCACGCCCGCACCCTGCCGCTGCCCGCCACGTACGTCATCGACCGCGAGGGCGTCATCCGCTGGGCCTTCGTCGAGACCGACTACACCGTGCGCGCCGAGCCCGCGGACATCCTGGCGGCGCTCGACGGCCTCGGCGGCGCGGAGTAGTGCTGGAGCAGTAGTGCCGGAGCGCGACCGGCCCGGGTGACGCTGCGGCCGAAGCTTGACGAGCGGGGCGGCTGGGCTGCTGGGCGGCCGAGTGGCCGGGCTGTCACGCGGGCAGCAGAAAAGGCCCCTGTCCGGTGATCCGGGCGGGGGCCTCACTGTCGTACTGAACTGCTGAACTGGAGCGAACGACGAGGTTCGAACTCGCGACCTCAACCTTGGCAAGGTTGCGCTCTACCAACTGAGCTACGTTCGCATGCGCCGTGGCGCGTCATCCACTATACCCAACCGCGAGAGCGCGCGAGCCGGACCGCGGCATGACGGTTCTCGGCCCCGAGTTTGCCGGCGGCGGAGGACAGGTAGTTGCGGACGGTGCCCTGGGAGAGGCGGGCGCGTTCGGCGATCTCGGACACCGGCGCTCCGTCCGCGGCGAGTTCCAGCACCTCGGCCTCCCGCGCGGTCAGCGGTGAGTCGCCCGCGGAGATCGCGTCGGCCGCCAAGTCGGGGTCCACATAACGGTTTCCGGCGTGCACGGTACGGATGATCTCGGCGAGGCCCTGTGCGCTGACCGTTTTCGGAACGAAGCCGCGTACGCCCGCCGCAAGGGCCCGCTTGAGGTGTCCGGGCCGCCCATGACTGGTCACGATCAGCGACCGGCACCCGGGCAGTTCCTCGCGCAGCCTTGTGGCCACACTCACACCGTCGGCGCCGGGCATCTGCAGATCGAGTACGGCGACGTCGGGCACATGCGCCCGGGCCATCGCCAGCGCCTCCGGACCGGACGCCGCCTCGGCCACCACGAGCAGGTCGTCCTCCAGCGCGAGCAGCGCCGCGAGCGCTCCCCGGATCAGATGCTCGTCGTCGGCGAGGAGTACGCGTACGGCAGCACCGGAACCGGAGTCTCCGATTCCGATGTTGTCTGCGCTCGCGCGGGAGTCCGAGCCCACGCCCGAGCCCGCACCCGCGCCGGAGCCCGAGCCCGCGTGCGAGCCCGCGTGCGAGCCTTGCCCCGCGGCCTCGCCGCCCCCGTCCGCCGGGCCCACGATGCCCTGGATCACGCCGCCTCCTCGCCGTCCGCAGCACGCTTCGTCATGTACGTCCCACCGTCCGCCGTCGCTGGGCGGTCCTGGTCCAGGCCGTGGCCCAGGCCCGGGCCCGGGCCCTGTTCCTGCTCTCTCTCCGGCCCGTCCGCACCGAGAGAAGCCTCCCCGTGGGAAGCCGTCCCGAGGGAACCCGCCCCGCGCCCACTCCCGCCCGTCTGACCCGGCGACCCGCCGGCCCCCCGTACCGGCACCTCAGCAACCACACGGAACCGCCCGCCCACCACCGGCCCGGCGCTCAGGCTCCCGTCCACCACCGCGAGCCGCTCCCGCAGCCCAGCCAGCCCGGACCCGCCCGATCCCGGCGTTCGGGCCCCTGCCACCGTCGTCCCAGACGTGGCTGTCGTGGCGGTCGCCCCCGCCCCGTCCCGCACCCCGTCGTTCTCCACCGTCAGCCTCGCCCGGTCACCGTCGACGGTCAGCGCGATGACGCACGTACGCGCGTCGCCGTGGCGCAGGACGTTCGTGGCGGCCTCGCGGACCACCCAGCCGAGGGCCGAGCGGGCCTCGCCGGGTAGGAGGCCCGCGGCGGCGGTGCCGGAGACGGCGCAGTCGATGCCCGCGGCGGTCAACACGCCCTGGGCGCCGGCCAGTTCGGTGTCGACGGCGACTCCGCGATAGCCGCGTACGACCTCGCGTACCTCGCGCTGCGACTCCTGGGCGATGCGCTGCGCCTCGATCATCTGCTCCACGGCCTCGGGGCGGGAGCGGCGGGCGAGCTGGACGGCCAGCTCGCTCTTGAGGGCGATGACGGCGAGGTTGCGGCCGAGGATGTCGTGCAGGTCGCGGCCGAAGCGCAGCCGCTCCTCGGCGACCGCGAGCCGGGCCCGGGTCTCCTTGGCCTCGTCGAGCGCGTACACGGCCCTGAGCAGCCAGACCGAGAAACCCGAGGTGAAGGCCAGGAACCCGCCGCTAATCAGTACCGCGAGACCGGCCGCGAGCACCTCGCCGCCGGACTGCCCGACCGGCACGCAGATCAGCGCGGCCGCCACGGCCACCCCGACCACCAGGCCCGGCAGCCGCTTGTGCCGCCGCACGCCGAGCGAGGCGATCCCGAGGCCGAAGGCGATCATGCCGAAGTACATCTGGCCTCCGGCCCGGCCGACTCCGCCGCCCGGCGCGTGCAGCGCGAGGGCGAGCACGGTCACGGCGGCGACGAGGGTGGACACGGACAGGACGACCAGCCGCCGCACCGGCCGGGGACGGCGCCCGAGGACCCAGTCCAGGCTGGCCGGGATGGTCACCATGCACAGCAGCGCGTGCACGGTCACGATCAGCAGCAGCGCGGTGGCCAGCGGCGTCGAGACCTCGCCGAAGCCGGTCGGCCCGAACGTGAAGATCTCGGTCGTGGCGATGAAGTAGTAGCACCACCGCGTGTATGCCTCGACCTTCGCCGGTGTGCTCTTGCCCCGCCACCACCTGCCGGGCTTTTCCATGGCCTTCATACGCGCCTGTTCCTCACCCGAGTTCTTGTCCGCGGCCTGGCCGCCGCTGCCGTTCGTCGCCCCGGCCCAGGTCAGCGGCGGGGCTCCCAGCGGAACCACCGTCGCACAGCGAAGCAGCACACGACGATCCAGGCCAGCGCGGTCGCCGTGGCGCCCAGCGTCTCGTACCCGGAGAGGTCGCCGGTCCATCCGGCCCGGATCAGTTGCACGGCCGGGGACAGCGGCAGCAGTTCGCACACGCCGGCCACGCGGTCGGGCATCACCTCCAGCGGGACGGTGATCCCGGAGCCGAGCATCGCGACCAGCAGGAACGGCATCACGGTGACGCCCGCGCTCTCCACGGTCCGGGTGAAACTCGCGGTCAGCGCGCCGAGCACGGCACACAGCGCCAGGCCGAGCAGGACACCGAGCAGCGCGAGGTGCGGCGCCTCGGGCGCCTCGACGCCGAGCAGCAGCGCACAGCCGACCGCGACGAGCAGGCACTGCACGAACCCGACGGCGGCCGCGGGCACCGAGGCCCCGGCCAGGACCTCGGCGTCGCTCGCCTCGCCGGTACGCAGCCGCTTCAGTACGAGTTCCTCGCGGCGTGCGACAAAGGTGGTCGTCAACGCGGTGTAGACGGCGAACAGCAGCGAGAAGCCCATCGCGGCGGGCAGCAGCACCTCCGCGAGGTCGAGTCCCGCCTTGTCCAGATCCATGTTCTCGGTACCGGAGCGCACGGTCAGCGGGAGCACGAACGGTACGAAGAGCGCCGTGAACAGCGTGCCCCGGTTGCGCAGAAACAGCGCCACCTCGGCCCGCGCCAGCGCGCCCACCCGCCCCCGCGCCGTAGTGCGCGCCCCACCACCCGCCACGGGGGCACCCACGCGCGCCCCGCCCTCGGCGACCGAACCGACCGAATCGGCTGCACCAGCTGAACTCGCTGAACCGACCGAACTCGCCTTACCGGCAGAGAACTTACGTTCCGTACGTTCCGCACTCACGCGCTGACCCCCTTCGCCCCGGTCGCAGCCCCGGCCGTACGACCCGCATCGCCCCCACGACCCGCATCGCCCCCACGACCCGCATCCGCCCCCTCGGCAGCCTCCGCCACCCCCGTACGCCTGTTGCTGTTGCTGTTGCTGTTGCTGTTGCTCTGCGCGATCCGCAGGAACGCCTCCTCCAGTGACGCCGCACGGACGTTGAGGGCGCGCAGCTCGACGCCGTGCTGGGCGGCCCAGGTCAGTACGACGGTGGCGGTGCGCTGCAACTCCCGTGTGTACAGGCGCAGATGGCGCCCGTCGGTCTCGTGGTGGGTGACGCCGAGCGGGGCGAGCGGCGGCAGATCGCCGGGCAGGTAGCGCTCGGGCAGTTCGAAGGACATCTGCGAGGGCTGTGAGGCCACCACATCGGCGACCGTGCCCTCGGCTGCGATCCGGCCCTCGTGCAGCACGGCGAGCCGGTCGGCCAGCTCCTCGGCCTCCTCCAGGTAGTGCGTGGTCAGCAGTACGGTCGTGCCTTCCTCGCGCAACTGCCGTACCAGGCGCCAGGTTTCGCGGCGCCCCTCGACGTCGAGTCCGGTGGTCGGCTCGTCCAGGAACAGCACCTCGGGACGCCCGAGCAGCGCGAGCGCGAGGTCGAGCCGCCGCCGTTCGCCGCCCGACAGCTGCTTGACCCGGACGTTCGCGCGCTTGCCGAGCCCGACCATGTCGAGCGCCTCGTCGACCGGGCGCGCGCCACTGGTGCACCCCGCCCACATGCGCACCGTCTCCGCCGCCGTGAGGTCCGAGGGGAAGCCGCCGTCCTGGAGCATCACGCCGGTACGGGGCCGTACGGCGGCGCGTTCGGTGAACGGGTCCCGGCCGAGCACGCGGACCCGGCCGCCCGCGGGCACGGCGAGCCCCTCCAGGAGCTCGACGGTGGAGGTCTTGCCCGCGCCGTTCGTACCGAGCAGGGCGAACAACTCCCCGCGCCGCACGGAGAAACTCACCCCGCGCACGGCCTCGAACCCGCCCTTGTAGGTGCGGCGCAGCTCCCTCGCCTCGATCACGCACTCAGTCGATTCCGTGTCCATGCCTTCGAGCCTCCCCGCCGCCGGGCCTCATCGGCAGTGCGCACTGTCATCGGCCCGCATGACAAATGTCAGACGCGGGTGAAGCGACGACAAGCGACCACAAGCGGCCACAAGCGACCACAGGGGAAAGCCGGGAATCAGCAGTAGCGGCGGCAGGAAGCAACGGGCAACACGCAACGGGCGAGAGACAACAGGTAACCGGCAACAGCCGCCGCGCAAGAAGCACAACGAGCAACCCACAACCCACAACTCGCGACTCGCAACCCACAACGCAAGAAGTCCCGGTCCGAAGACCGGGACTTCATCCGTTCACTGCACTTTTACTGCTCTGTGCATCTACAGAGCGAACGACGAGGTTCGAACTCGCGACCTCAACCTTGGCAAGGTTGCGCTCTACCAACTGAGCTACGTTCGCATTGCCTCCGACCGGCTCTCACCGATCGGCGCGAGCACCAGCCTACCCCATCCACAAGAGTGGTCGGTCCGGCGGTGCAGAGCGGGTGACAGGAATTGCACACTGCGCCTCCCCCTTGGAAAGGGGGTGTTCTACTACTGAACTACACCCGCACGTTCGTGAGGCCCGGCCTTTCGGCCTCGCCCCTCGGCGTGCTCCAGACTTTAGCTGACCTGCGGGGGTGCAGCGCAAGTCGGCTGCGTCCGGGGGCTGTTCCGATGGCCGCGGGCGGCCGGTGCCGACCGCCCGCGAAGTCCCCTGTGCCGAACCGGAACCCGCTGTTCAGCGGGCCGCTTCGAAGGCCTCGTAGACCTTCTTGGGGATGCGGCCGCGCGGCGGGACATCCATCTTGTGCGAGCGGGCCCAGGCGCGGACGGCGGCGGGATCCGGGGTGACGGCGGTGTGTGTGAAGGCCTTGCCGGACTTCGCCTGCTTGCGGCCCGCGTCGACGTAGGGCGCGAGCGCCTCGCGCAGTTTCGAGGCGTTCGTCTTGCTGAGGTCGATCTCGTACGACTTGCCGTCCAGGCCGAAGGCGATGGTTTCCGCCGCTTCTCCGCCGTCGATGTCGTCAAAGAGTGTGACCACGACACGCTGCGCCACGAATATCGGTCCCTTCGCGCGGCATCAACGGGCTTGACGTGCCCGTTTGCCGACTGTCCGGCTGTCCCTGGGAAAATCCCCCAGTAAGTGATTTCCTTTCTACAGGGCCCGGCATTGCATTGTGAAGCCCTCAGAAATATCTCTGCGTGTCTGCACACAATCTGCGCCGGACCATTTCCCTGGGGTTTCTCGGGTGTTTGTCGGGTGCTTGTTGGGGGGTTTCGACCCGGCTGCCCCCGCGTTAGGCGCATGGACGTGATGGACGTCTCGTGGGAAGCTACGAATCTACTCGCGTAGAATTTTCGGCGGATAGTTCCAGGTAGTCTGAAGGGACCTTGCAGGAATCTGAAGGGACCTTGCAGGAAGCTGCGGGAACCTGCTCAGCACCACACACCGGGAGTGCCAGTGGCACGCGTCGTAGTCGACGTCATGCTCAAGCCGGAGATCCTCGACCCCCAGGGCCAGGCCGTTCAGCGTGCGCTGCCGCGCCTCGGCTTCCAGGGCATCTCCGACGTACGTCAGGGAAAGCGCTTCGAACTCGAAGTGGACGGGCCGGTTGACGACGCCGCGCTCGCCCGAATCCACGAGCTCGCCGAAACCTTCCTCGCCAACACCGTGATCGAAAACTTCACCGTGAAGGTCGAGGAGGAAAAGTGACTTCACGTATTGGAGTCGTCACCTTCCCCGGCAGTCTCGACGATCGCGACACCCAGCGCGCCATCCGTCTCGCGGGCGCCGAGCCCGTCGCCCTGTGGCACAAGGACAAAGACCTGAAGCAGGTCGACGCCGTGGTCCTGCCCGGTGGTTTCTCCTACGGCGACTACCTGCGCGCCGGCGCCATCTCCCGTTTCTCCCCGGTGATGGAAACGATCATCACCGAGGCCCGCGCCGGACTTCCGGTGCTCGGCATCTGCAACGGATTCCAGGTCCTCACCGAGGCGCATCTGCTTCCCGGCGCGATGCTCGGAAACAATCACCTGCACTTCATCTGCCGCGACCAGAAGCTCCGCGTCGAGAACGCGGACACCGCCTGGACGGCCGATTACGAGGCGGGCCAGGAGATCCACATCCCGCTGAAGAACATGGACGGCCGCTACGTCGCCGACGAGCACACGCTGGACATGCTGGAGGCGGAGGGCCGGGTCGCCTTCCGGTACGTGGCCGGTTCGACGGGCAGCACGCCCGGCGTGGGCCACAACCCCAACGGCTCGCTGCGCGACATCGCGGGCATCACCAACGAGGCCGGAAACGTCGTCGGCCTCATGCCCCACCCCGAGCACGCCGTCGACCCGCTGGTGGGCAGCGGACGCACCGACGGCCTGCCGTTCTTCACCTCGATCCTCAAGAAGCTGGTCACCTCATGAGCCTCGACACGGTCGAGAACGCGACCCGTACCCCGGACGTCGACCTGCCCTGGGCCGAACTCGGCCTGAAGAAGGACGAGTACGAGCGCATCCTGGAGATCCTCGGCCGCCGCCCGACCGGCGCCGAGCTCGCCATGTACTCCGTGATGTGGTCCGAGCACTGCTCGTACAAGTCCTCCAAGGTGCACCTGCGCCAGTTCGGCGAGAAGGCCCCGCGGTCCGAGGCGATGCTCGTCGGCATCGGCGAGAACGCCGGTGTGGTCGACGTCGGCCAGGGCTACGCGGTCACCTTCAAGGTCGAGAGCCACAACCACCCCTCGTACGTCGAGCCGTACCAGGGCGCCGCGACCGGCGTCGGCGGCATCGTGC
This is a stretch of genomic DNA from Streptomyces sp. NA04227. It encodes these proteins:
- a CDS encoding peroxiredoxin-like family protein, with translation MSRSLREELRELYENGHLKLPEDVLKVMSEGALELVESGMRAHALSVGAAAPRFTLPTASGRTAALDDLLAEGPVVLTFYRGAWCPYCNLALRALQRHLDAFTARGARLVAISPQIPDESLALSERESLGFDVLSDIGSEVAERFGIAFDLSADLGALYDRLGFDLQRVNDGHARTLPLPATYVIDREGVIRWAFVETDYTVRAEPADILAALDGLGGAE
- a CDS encoding TetR/AcrR family transcriptional regulator; protein product: MPDIKHFDPEQALERVEELFWQQGGPATSIQAVTAATGLNRSSLYGTFGGKDALYAAALRRYLHHRSLPAFEQLSRDERGLPAIREFFAGLVAVRCTGERAGWGCMIVNAQTGAATGPDPEVHKLLDAHHRALRNAMRAALTRAAALGQLTEGTDPAAYAEVLALLAYGVNVRSRAGASARSLRKTVDAALAPLTRGSGAG
- a CDS encoding response regulator transcription factor; protein product: MGDSGSGAAVRVLLADDEHLIRGALAALLALEDDLLVVAEAASGPEALAMARAHVPDVAVLDLQMPGADGVSVATRLREELPGCRSLIVTSHGRPGHLKRALAAGVRGFVPKTVSAQGLAEIIRTVHAGNRYVDPDLAADAISAGDSPLTAREAEVLELAADGAPVSEIAERARLSQGTVRNYLSSAAGKLGAENRHAAVRLARSRGWV
- a CDS encoding phosphoribosylaminoimidazolesuccinocarboxamide synthase, whose protein sequence is MSGFVVKPEPLEVPGLVHLHTGKVRELYRNESGDLIMVASDRMSAYDWVLPTEIPDKGRVLTQLSLWWFDQLADLAPNHVIGTELPAGAPADWAGRTLVCKSLDMVPVECVARGYLTGSGLAEYKQSRTVCGLALPPGLVDGSELPAPIFTPATKAAVGDHDENVSYEEVARQVGAETAADLRRATIDVYARARDIARDRGLILADTKFEFGFEGDTLVLADEVLTPDSSRFWPADEWQPGRAQPSFDKQYVRDWLTSAESGWDRASETPPPALPERVVEATRAKYVEAYERLTGLNWQ
- a CDS encoding N,N-dimethylformamidase beta subunit family domain-containing protein: MTTQGPGPGRTPNTAASPATPPRATAPPPPAPRATPVTPTTSVTPTTRAIPTPKPPTDPSDAPARHPGAPAPHPDAPTPPPPPAPRSLELPTPRWESGALAHAVTDPFGQGPLPWLRGSETYFDDTGQVVPWYVDHAPAPGARHVPAPRASGPRTADDVHRQIKGFTATGAVAPGEAIDFHVTVDPPQQFGVDVYRIGHYNGDGAAKITTSPRLSGIKQPPPLTADRSVSCHHWWLSWRLQVPSYWSVGAYVAVLTTADGHRSHVPFTVRDNRSADLLLVLPDITWQAYNLFPEDGRTGASLYHAWDEQGRLLGEEQAACTVSFDRPYAGAGLPLHVGHAYDVIRWAERYGYDLAYADARDLHAGRVDPSRYRGMVFPGHDEYWSTPMRRTVERARAQGTSLVFLSANSLYWKVELNPSPSGVPDRLLSCRKRRGPGKPVLWREVERAEQEVLGIQYAGRVPEPRPLVVRNAGHWLWEATGAYEGDSVEGLVAGEADRYFPRAPLPEHEERVLLAHSPYEDVEGTPRFQETSLYRAPSGALVFASGTFAWSPALDRPGHVDERIQRATANLLDRICKHS